The Rhopalosiphum maidis isolate BTI-1 chromosome 1, ASM367621v3, whole genome shotgun sequence genome has a segment encoding these proteins:
- the LOC113556743 gene encoding verprolin, translating into MSPENVCPRFKQNAWKKELCSNCFRPKEEHPEKPKRVHIDYKPLPEISPAQSILKVNGSCDKSRKVSFSIVETEVIGYGGEEYSTDEEYSSDEENGSEFIDSGDDEELKRLTEANTNLNSKPEIVSEKVVAGGNVAKTPIVAVTAMTDSKSPVKKPMVQNKSPPLVTVQPFSGESPKSLVFNFLKNKEIATAATATAAVAKTACEEVQKIEKKDTENIQLRKTEITKKPTLTRSSLVANSNEPYLNIRRCSLPAEEEEVKPTPPLPTSMLTLTNTEIPRAKLVHQPETVAPVEILRGVEETTEVVSSTRESDADIAGSGTAPYKTRNNVPRMGTMHFKLKLAVASSQKPEPLKLVGNSTSVDHPQDSSLLTSREMAGEPDGKADSDEPGDPSTTPVNRSFLHNFKDHSLPLRDISTTPPRTPTKKTSITSNSPPECPRSIKRQAPKPPPPPPSLTTAKTCAEFVYHSGNSSFSDDEFRPDDVTITNRKLLAEYCEQIEKEQSQHCGSSGNWERPSSAATVSSNGDSVRESSTLPLPGKRPACEKKKYGKATKVGLKIKKFLRIPSRESTVTTPQQPSTRPKLEIIHPLDINKSGVEIIHNYAVDGLLYTKEPSAKALSNHHPARPTKPPPPPRSLPPVAKLPLKSVPSTEITDYPDASKTCDSSASDEAYEPVNFSAPECDHSSPEMARLTSMQYYGSETESEIYPTIQFGDDFGAEDSIRNTQPGHNKSLEESYDAVVIANHEALTKLLDQATSCPKIPKELVALKTKSLEWSSFRIDSTSRLQKAGCAFYNGKWYDVPVVLSISKEPVELNNVLNNHFTMTKVTEFVTRVEKEYSPGAENEKVYVTLWNAHRMEAIDSYCKEYNAKYADVTKEAGLILVETVNLLIGLQASDVNRYSLEPFVVTRNCFGADPTVAMVQLETDLQEAEDSLCDIMLKVLRLLAPTWEMTVCLSQVLRQDRPNSLSKCKALLEFWLWGPTGVTVSPDRPLSLKRWLDLERANILHGHVCSRSTDLSVKQICYMSFLVANDDKLFSDAWTVLSDRKMRPPRDPTISKC; encoded by the exons ATGTCACCGGAAAATGTGTGTCCAAGATTCAAACAGAATGCCTGGAAAAAAGAACTGTGTTCAAATTGTTTTCGTCCGAAAGAGGAGCACCCCGAGAAGCCCAAACGGGTACATATTGACTACAAACCACTACCGGAAATATCTCCAGCTCAG AGTATATTGAAGGTAAATGGTTCGTGTGACAAATCTCGGAAAGTTTCTTTTTCGATTGTTGAGACAGAAGTCATCGGATATGGCGGTGAAGAATATTCGACCGATGAAGAATATTCGTCAGACGAGGAAAACGGTTCGGAATTCATTGACTCTGGTGACGACGAAGAGCTCAAAAGACTGACCGAAGCCAACACGAACCTAAACAGTAAACCTGAAATTGTATCCGAAAAGGTTGTTGCTGGTGGTAATGTTGCAAAAACTCCGATCGTAGCGGTAACTGCGATGACGGACAGCAAATCACCCGTGAAAAAACCAATGGTACAAAACAAGTCACCGCCATTGGTCACTGTTCAGCCGTTTAGCGGGGAATCACCTAAATCGCTTGTGTTCAACTTCCTAAAAAACAAAGAGATTGCCACGGCTGCTACTGCCACCGCCGCAGTAGCCAAAACAGCCTGCGAGGAGGTACAAAAAATCGAGAAAAAAGATACTGAAAACATTCAACTTAGAAAGactgaaataacaaaaaaaccaaCTTTAACCAGAAGCTCGTTGGTGGCGAATTCCAACGagccatatttaaatataagacgGTGCAGTTTGCCGGCGGAGGAAGAAGAGGTGAAACCGACGCCGCCGCTGCCGACGTCAATGTTAACGTTGACGAATACAGAAATCCCAAGAGCGAAACTCGTTCATCAGCCGGAAACGGTTGCACCCGTCGAAATATTAAGAGGTGTGGAGGAAACCACTGAAGTCGTCTCGTCGACAAGAGAGTCGGACGCCGATATAGCGGGCAGTGGCACGGCACCATACAAAACGAGAAATAATGTACCGCGAATGGGTACTATGCACTTCAAACTGAAGTTGGCTGTGGCTTCATCTCAAAAACCAGAACCGTTAAAACTAGTCGGTAATAGTACTTCGGTGGATCACCCGCAAGATTCTTCGTTGTTGACCAGCAGAGAAATGGCGGGTGAACCCGACGGTAAAGCGGATTCCGACGAACCCGGTGACCCGTCGACAACCCCAGTGAACCGATCGTTCCTCCATAACTTCAAAGACCATTCGTTGCCCTTGCGAGACATCTCTACTACACCTCCAAGGACCCCTACCAAAAAG actTCAATTACCAGTAATAGCCCACCCGAATGTCCCAGGAGCATCAAACGCCAAGCTCCAAAACCTCCTCCGCCGCCGCCATCGTTGACAACGGCCAAAACGTGTGCTGAATTCGTTTACCACAGTGGTAACAGTTCGTTTTCTGACGACGAGTTCAGACCTGACGACGTGACCATCACAAACCGCAAGCTGTTGGCTGAATACTGCGaacaaattgaaaaagaaCAATCACAACACTGCGGTAGTAGTGGTAACTGGGAACGACCATCGTCTGCGGCTACTGTCAGCTCCAATGGTGACTCGGTGCGCGAATCGTCCACGCTGCCATTACCCGGAAAACGGCCCGCCTGTGAAAAGAAAAAGTACGGAAAGGCCACTAAAGTGGGTCTTAAGATCAAGAAATTTCTAAGGATACCCAGTCGGGAATCAACGGTCACCACACCTCAGCAACCGTCTACCAGGCCCAAGCTGGAAATTATTCATCCGTTAGACATCAACAAATCCGGCGTGGAAATCATTCATAACTACGCTGTTGACGGACTTCTGTACACAAAAGAGCCGTCTGCCAAAGCACTATCTAACCATCATCCAG CACGACCTACAAAACCACCACCGCCGCCCAGAAGTCTTCCGCCCGTCGCAAAGCTGCCGCTAAAGTCCGTCCCGTCCACGGAAATCACAGATTACCCCGACGCATCGAAAACATGTGATTCAAGCGCGTCCGACGAAGCTTACGAACCGGTAAATTTTTCGGCACCAGAGTGTGACCACAGTTCGCCGGAAATGGCGCGACTAACGTCAATGCAGTATTACGGTAGCGAAACCGAGTCAGAGATATATCCGACCATTCAGTTTGGCGACGAC tttggtgCCGAAGACAGCATAAGGAACACTCAGCCAGGACATAATAAGAGTCTCGAAGAGAGTTACGATGCCGTCGTAATCGCCAATCACGAAGCTCTGACCAAACTCTTGGATCAG GCGACAAGCTGTCCGAAAATACCCAAAGAGTTGGTAGCGTTAAAGACAAAAAGCTTGGAATGGTCCAGTTTCCGCATTGATTCTACGAGTCGGTTGCAAAAAGCTGGTTGTGCGTTCTATAACGGCAAATGGTATGACGTGCCAGTGGTGTTGAGCATTTCCAAAGAACCGGTTGAGCTAAACAACGTACTGAATAATCATTTTACCATGACCAAAGTGACGGAGTTCGTGACGCGTGTGGAAAAAGAATACAGTCCAGGAGCCGAAAACGAAAAag TTTACGTTACGCTGTGGAATGCCCATCGCATGGAGGCCATCGATTCGTATTGCAAAGAATACAACGCCAAGTACGCAGACGTCACCAAGGAAGCCGGTCTCATCCTAGTGGAAACTGTCAATCTGTTGATTGGCCTGCAGGCATCAGACGTGAACCGGTATAGCCTGGAACCGTTCGTAGTGACTAGAAATTGTTTCGGTGCCGACCCTACCGTGGCCATGGTTCAGCTGGAAACCGATTTAcag GAAGCGGAAGATTCGCTTTGTGATATCATGCTCAAAGTGCTCAGATTGCTGGCGCCCACGTGGGAGATGACCGTGTGTCTGTCGCAAGTGTTGCGACAGGACCGGCCCAACTCCTTGTCCAAATGCAAGGCGCTACTAGAGTTCTGGCTGTGGGGTCCGACCGGAGTGACAGTGTCGCCCGACCGACCGTTGTCGCTGAAAAG ATGGTTGGACTTGGAACGCGCTAACATCCTGCATGGCCATGTGTGTTCCCGTTCCACCGACCTGTCCGTCAAGCAGATATGTTACATGTCGTTTTTGGTGGCCAACGACGACAAACTGTTCTCGGACGCATGGACCGTGCTATCCGATCGCAAGATGCGGCCGCCGCGTGATCCGACGATCTCTAAATGTTAA
- the LOC113557294 gene encoding probable proline--tRNA ligase, mitochondrial, producing MNSLKNMFRPTKPISKNVSFKPDEFMSTSQKLMLELGIIRQSANGLYHLLPLAQRSLDKLINIINKNMMDIGAQKISMPVLIHSNLWKRTGRLSKNIEDLYIVNDRKRKEFLLSPTHEEVVTDLFSSDPKTYKQLPLMLYQIGTKFRDEIRPKLGIIRSKEFLMKDLYSFDRDQMSATITYNRVCQAYEKIFKHIGVKFIKVEGASGMMGGNQSHEFHYPAEVGDDTLLQCKKCGFGMNKEMSPELVQCPKCSSTDIKFTKAIEVGHTFDLGTFYSNALSATYSDTDGTLKPPYMGSYGLGVSRIIGASIECLSTQEIIQWPRALSPFTVCIIPAKEGSIEENTSLNNIQFLYNHLTKIFGDDIVVDDRTHMTIGKRLIDAKKLGFPFVIVMGKKINENPSLYELYEANTKKLEDYELNNLINYFKQQCLDKI from the exons atgaacagcttaaaaaatatgtttagacCAACGAAACCAATTTCGAAAAACGTTTCATTTAAACCGGATGAATTCATGTCCACCAGTCAAAAA TTGATGTTGGAACTTGGTATCATCAGACAAAGTGCCAATGGATTATATCATTTACTACCCCTTGCTCAGCGAtctttagataaattaattaatattataaataaaaacatgatgGATATTGGTGCTCAAAAGATTTCTATGCCCGTATTAATACATAGTAACCTGTGGAAAAGAACAG gtcGGTTAAGCAAAAACATAGaagatttatatatagtgAATGATCGTAAAAGAAAAGAGTTCCTACTAAGTCcg acTCATGAAGAGGTCGTTACTGATTTATTTAGTTCAGATCCTAAGACATACAAGCAGTTACCTTTAATGTTGTATCAAATTGGCACAAAATTCAGAGATGAAATTAGACCTAAGTTGGGAATTATCAGATCCAAAGAGTTTCTTATGAAAGATTTATATTCTTTTGATAGAGATCAAATGAGTGCTACAATCACATACAATAGAGTATGTCAAGCTTACGAAAAGATATTTAAACACATTGgtgttaaattcataaaag TTGAAGGTGCATCAGGAATGATGGGTGGAAATCAATCTCATGAATTTCATTATCCAGCTGAAGTTGGAGATGATACGTTATTGCAATGTAAGAAATGTGGGTTTGGAATGAACAAAGAAATGTCACCAGAGTTGGTTCAGTGTCCCAAATGCTCTAGTACTGATATTAAGTTTACAAAAGCTATTGAAGTTGGCCACACTTTCGATCTCggtacattttattcaaatgcCTTGTCTGCCACATATTCGGACACAGATGGCACTTTAAAACCTCCATACATGGGAAGCTATGGTTTAGGCGTTTCTCGAATAATTGGTGCATCTATAGAATGTTTGAGCACACAAGAAATAATCCAATGGCCACGGGCATTATCTCCATTTACTGTCTGCATAATACCTGCTAAAGAAGGTAGTATAGAGGAAAACACTTCACTGAATAACATACAATTTCTTTACAATCatttaaccaaaatatttgGAGACGATATTGTTGTTGACGATCGAACCCATATGACTATTGGCAAGCGTTTAATCGATGCAAAGAAATTAGGTTTTCCATTTGTAATTGTTATGggaaagaaaataaatgaaaacccCTCTTTGTACGAACTGTATGAAGCTAATACAAAGAAATTAGAAGATtacgaattaaataatttaattaattattttaagcaacaatgtttagataaaatttaa
- the LOC113557487 gene encoding REPTOR-binding partner, translated as MDFEESFMNAQDFDNLVQVEQAQEMKESTTTTPPPVANKRGRKPGKKSSDKVDIRAKLERSRQSARECRARKKLRYQYLEELVTDREKAVISLRQELDKYRSWCVEVDEGRIPEGLPGLLDELGAVKQESAGGVLIM; from the exons ATGGATTTCGAGGAATCGTTCATGAACGCTCAGGATTTTGACAATCTTGTTCAAGTA GAACAAGCGCAGGAGATGAAAGAGAGCACCACGACGACTCCGCCTCCGGTGGCCAACAAACGGGGACGTAAGCCCGGAAAGAAGTCTAGCGATAAAGTGGACATCAGAGCCAAATTAG AGAGGAGCCGGCAGAGCGCTCGGGAATGTCGTGCTAGAAAAAAGTTACGGTATCAGTACTTGGAGGAATTAGTTACAGACCGAGAAAAGGCGGTTATATCGTTGCGACAGGAACTGgacaaa TACAGGTCATGGTGTGTTGAGGTCGATGAAGGCAGGATTCCGGAAGGTCTTCCGGGGCTTTTGGATGAATTGGGCGCTGTAAAACAAGAATCTGCAGGCGGTGTACTTATCatgtaa